One Periophthalmus magnuspinnatus isolate fPerMag1 chromosome 8, fPerMag1.2.pri, whole genome shotgun sequence genomic window carries:
- the smurf1 gene encoding E3 ubiquitin-protein ligase SMURF1 isoform X1 gives MSNPGTRRNGSSIKIRLTVLCAKNLAKKDFFRLPDPFAKVVVDGSGQCHSTDTVKSTLDPKWNQHYDLYIGKTDSITISIWNHKKIHKRQGAGFLGCIRLLSNAISRLKDTGYQRLDLCKLNPSDSDAVRGQIVVSLQTRDRIGSGGPVVDCRGLLENDGPMFEGCFSEEPLPYSDPTGAAGGGNCRLDSPSQENRLQPQRIRGQESRGHAHTPQNRPHGHQPPDLPEGYEQRTTVQGQVYFLHTQTGVSTWHDPRIPRDLASVSCEELGPLPVGWEVRSTVSGRIYFVDHNNRTTQFTDPRLHNIISQQSQQVKEPSQAPQMEVGGEEGGGGVGGGGEGDVAARYERDLVHKLKLLRHELSLQQPQAGHCRIEVSREEIFEESYRQIMKMRPKDLKKRLMVKFRGEEGLDYGGVAREWLYLLCHEMLNPYYGLFQYSTDNIYTLQINPDSSINPDHLSYFHFVGRVMGLAVFHGHYINGSFTLPFYKQLLGKPIQLSDLETTDPELHKSLVWILENDITSVLDHTFCVEHNAFGKFMQHELKPNGRNIPVTEENKKEYVRLYVNWRFMRGIEAQFLALQKGFGELIPQHLLKPFDHKELELIIGGLSKIDLTDWKTNTRLKHCTSESNVVRWFWQAVEAFSEERRGRLLQFVTGSTRVPLQGFKALQGSTGSAGPRLFTIHLIDANTENLPKAHTCFNRIDIPPYETYEKLYEKLLTAVEETCGFAVE, from the exons ATGTCGAATCCTGGGACTCGGAGGAACGGGTCCAGCATCAAAATCCGACTGACAG TATTATGTGCCAAGAACCTCGCAAAGAAAGACTTTTTTC GTTTGCCCGATCCTTTTGCAAAAGTGGTAGTGGATGGATCGGGTCAATgccactccacagacacagtcaAGAGCACATTGGACCCCAAATGGAACCAGCACTATGACCT ATATATTGGCAAAACAGATTCCATCACCATCAGCATATGGAACCATAAAAAGATCCATAAACGACAAGGGGCCGGTTTCTTGGGCTGCATACGACTTTTATCTAACGCCATCAGTCGGCTAAAAGACACAGGAT ACCAGCGTTTGGATTTATGTAAACTCAACCCCTCGGACAGCGACGCAGTGCGGGGGCAGATCGTAG TGAGTTTACAGACTCGAGATCGCATTGGCAGCGGTGGCCCAGTGGTGGACTGCAGAGGACTTTTAGAAAATGATGG ACCGATGTTTGAGGGCTGTTTCAGTGAAGAGCCCCTGCCCTATTCTGATCCCACGGGAGCAGCAGGAGGTGGGAACTGTCGCCTGGACTCACCCAGTCAAGAGAACCGTCTCCAGCCTCAGCGAATCAGAGGGCAAGAGTCCAGAGGCCACGCCCACACGCCTCAGAACAGGCCACACGGACACCAACCGCCTGACCTGCCTGAGGGATACG AGCAACGAACAACAGTCCAAGGCCAGGTCTATTTCCTTCACACACAAACTGGCGTCAGCACATGGCACGACCCTCGAATACCCAG GGATCTGGCCAGTGTGAGCTGTGAGGAGCTTGGTCCGCTGCCAGTGGGCTGGGAGGTCAGAAGCACTGTGTCCGGCCGTATTTATTTTGTGGACCATAACAACCGAACCACGCAATTCACAGATCCACGTCTTCACAACATTATCAG TCAACAATCCCAGCAAGTGAAAGAACCATCCCAGGCTCCTCAGATGGAGGTGGGGGGTGAGGAGGGTGGTGGGGGAGTCGGCGGCGGTGGAGAAGGAGACGTAGCGGCTCGATATGAAAGAGACTTGGTCCATAAGTTGAAACTGCTCCGACACGAGCTGTCCTTACAGCAGCCTCAAGCCGGACACTGTCGCATCGAAGTATCCAGAGAAGAGATATTTGAG GAGTCGTATCGGCAGATCATGAAAATGCGCCCGAAAGACCTTAAAAAGAGGCTGATGGTCAAATTCAGAGGAGAAGAAGGGCTGGACTATGGGGGCGTCGCCAG GGAATGGTTATACCTTCTGTGTCATGAAATGCTGAACCCCTATTACGGCCTGTTCCAATATTCTACAGACAACATCTACACACTACAGATCAACCCCGACTCCTCCATTAACCCT GACCATCtatcatattttcattttgtggGTCGTGTGATGGGTCTGGCAGTTTTCCACGGCCACTACATCAACGGCAGCTTTACCCTGCCATTTTATAAACAGCTGTTAGGAAAACCCATCCAGCTCAGTGATTTGGAGACAACTGACCCAGAGCTCCACAAAAGCCTGGTCTGGATATT AGAGAACGACATCACTTCAGTTCTTGACCACACGTTTTGCGTAGAACACAATGCCTTTGGGAAGTTTATGCAACATGAACTGAAGCCTAATGGGCGAAATATTCCAGTGACTGAAGAGAACAAAAAAGAATATGTCAG ACTTTATGTGAACTGGAGGTTTATGCGTGGAATTGAGGCGCAGTTTTTGGCTCTTCAGAAAGGATTTGGTGAACTCATCCCCCAGCATCTCCTCAAGCCttttgaccataaagaactggaG ttGATAATTGGCGGCTTGAGCAAGATTGACCTCACAGATTGGAAGACCAACACTCGGCTGAAGCACTGCACAAGTGAAAGCAACGTCGTGCGGTGGTTTTGGCAAGCAGTGGAGGCCTTcagtgaagagaggagagggcgcCTCCTGCAGTTTGTGACTGGATCAACACGAGTCCCCTTACAAGGGTTCAAAGCCCTGCAGG GCTCTACAGGTTCTGCAGGACCAAGGCTTTTTACCATCCATTTGATAGATGCCAATACAGAAAACCTGCCCAAGGCTCACACATG TTTTAACAGAATAGACATCCCTCCGTACGAGACGTATGAGAAACTCTATGAGAAACTCCTGACAGCTGTGGAGGAAACCTGTGGCTTTGCTGTGGAGTGA
- the smurf1 gene encoding E3 ubiquitin-protein ligase SMURF1 isoform X2, protein MSNPGTRRNGSSIKIRLTVLCAKNLAKKDFFRLPDPFAKVVVDGSGQCHSTDTVKSTLDPKWNQHYDLYIGKTDSITISIWNHKKIHKRQGAGFLGCIRLLSNAISRLKDTGYQRLDLCKLNPSDSDAVRGQIVVSLQTRDRIGSGGPVVDCRGLLENDGPMFEGCFSEEPLPYSDPTGAAGGGNCRLDSPSQENRLQPQRIRGQESRGHAHTPQNRPHGHQPPDLPEGYEQRTTVQGQVYFLHTQTGVSTWHDPRIPRDLASVSCEELGPLPVGWEVRSTVSGRIYFVDHNNRTTQFTDPRLHNIISQQSQQVKEPSQAPQMEVGGEEGGGGVGGGGEGDVAARYERDLVHKLKLLRHELSLQQPQAGHCRIEVSREEIFEESYRQIMKMRPKDLKKRLMVKFRGEEGLDYGGVAREWLYLLCHEMLNPYYGLFQYSTDNIYTLQINPDSSINPDHLSYFHFVGRVMGLAVFHGHYINGSFTLPFYKQLLGKPIQLSDLETTDPELHKSLVWILENDITSVLDHTFCVEHNAFGKFMQHELKPNGRNIPVTEENKKEYVRLYVNWRFMRGIEAQFLALQKGFGELIPQHLLKPFDHKELELIIGGLSKIDLTDWKTNTRLKHCTSESNVVRWFWQAVEAFSEERRGRLLQFVTGSTRVPLQGFKALQGSAGPRLFTIHLIDANTENLPKAHTCFNRIDIPPYETYEKLYEKLLTAVEETCGFAVE, encoded by the exons ATGTCGAATCCTGGGACTCGGAGGAACGGGTCCAGCATCAAAATCCGACTGACAG TATTATGTGCCAAGAACCTCGCAAAGAAAGACTTTTTTC GTTTGCCCGATCCTTTTGCAAAAGTGGTAGTGGATGGATCGGGTCAATgccactccacagacacagtcaAGAGCACATTGGACCCCAAATGGAACCAGCACTATGACCT ATATATTGGCAAAACAGATTCCATCACCATCAGCATATGGAACCATAAAAAGATCCATAAACGACAAGGGGCCGGTTTCTTGGGCTGCATACGACTTTTATCTAACGCCATCAGTCGGCTAAAAGACACAGGAT ACCAGCGTTTGGATTTATGTAAACTCAACCCCTCGGACAGCGACGCAGTGCGGGGGCAGATCGTAG TGAGTTTACAGACTCGAGATCGCATTGGCAGCGGTGGCCCAGTGGTGGACTGCAGAGGACTTTTAGAAAATGATGG ACCGATGTTTGAGGGCTGTTTCAGTGAAGAGCCCCTGCCCTATTCTGATCCCACGGGAGCAGCAGGAGGTGGGAACTGTCGCCTGGACTCACCCAGTCAAGAGAACCGTCTCCAGCCTCAGCGAATCAGAGGGCAAGAGTCCAGAGGCCACGCCCACACGCCTCAGAACAGGCCACACGGACACCAACCGCCTGACCTGCCTGAGGGATACG AGCAACGAACAACAGTCCAAGGCCAGGTCTATTTCCTTCACACACAAACTGGCGTCAGCACATGGCACGACCCTCGAATACCCAG GGATCTGGCCAGTGTGAGCTGTGAGGAGCTTGGTCCGCTGCCAGTGGGCTGGGAGGTCAGAAGCACTGTGTCCGGCCGTATTTATTTTGTGGACCATAACAACCGAACCACGCAATTCACAGATCCACGTCTTCACAACATTATCAG TCAACAATCCCAGCAAGTGAAAGAACCATCCCAGGCTCCTCAGATGGAGGTGGGGGGTGAGGAGGGTGGTGGGGGAGTCGGCGGCGGTGGAGAAGGAGACGTAGCGGCTCGATATGAAAGAGACTTGGTCCATAAGTTGAAACTGCTCCGACACGAGCTGTCCTTACAGCAGCCTCAAGCCGGACACTGTCGCATCGAAGTATCCAGAGAAGAGATATTTGAG GAGTCGTATCGGCAGATCATGAAAATGCGCCCGAAAGACCTTAAAAAGAGGCTGATGGTCAAATTCAGAGGAGAAGAAGGGCTGGACTATGGGGGCGTCGCCAG GGAATGGTTATACCTTCTGTGTCATGAAATGCTGAACCCCTATTACGGCCTGTTCCAATATTCTACAGACAACATCTACACACTACAGATCAACCCCGACTCCTCCATTAACCCT GACCATCtatcatattttcattttgtggGTCGTGTGATGGGTCTGGCAGTTTTCCACGGCCACTACATCAACGGCAGCTTTACCCTGCCATTTTATAAACAGCTGTTAGGAAAACCCATCCAGCTCAGTGATTTGGAGACAACTGACCCAGAGCTCCACAAAAGCCTGGTCTGGATATT AGAGAACGACATCACTTCAGTTCTTGACCACACGTTTTGCGTAGAACACAATGCCTTTGGGAAGTTTATGCAACATGAACTGAAGCCTAATGGGCGAAATATTCCAGTGACTGAAGAGAACAAAAAAGAATATGTCAG ACTTTATGTGAACTGGAGGTTTATGCGTGGAATTGAGGCGCAGTTTTTGGCTCTTCAGAAAGGATTTGGTGAACTCATCCCCCAGCATCTCCTCAAGCCttttgaccataaagaactggaG ttGATAATTGGCGGCTTGAGCAAGATTGACCTCACAGATTGGAAGACCAACACTCGGCTGAAGCACTGCACAAGTGAAAGCAACGTCGTGCGGTGGTTTTGGCAAGCAGTGGAGGCCTTcagtgaagagaggagagggcgcCTCCTGCAGTTTGTGACTGGATCAACACGAGTCCCCTTACAAGGGTTCAAAGCCCTGCAGG GTTCTGCAGGACCAAGGCTTTTTACCATCCATTTGATAGATGCCAATACAGAAAACCTGCCCAAGGCTCACACATG TTTTAACAGAATAGACATCCCTCCGTACGAGACGTATGAGAAACTCTATGAGAAACTCCTGACAGCTGTGGAGGAAACCTGTGGCTTTGCTGTGGAGTGA
- the LOC117375073 gene encoding myosin-16-like has translation MPGGYKGECGDDVDPMPFLVPSEKERLDAMNTPYDIKLSCWVKDEKEAFVSGEIQSKDGDKVTVKTSKNTTVTVKDEDVHQMNPPKFYQASDMANLTFLNEASVMENLRSRYVSMRIYTYSGLFCVTINPYKWLPIYGAKVAQLYKGKKRNEVPPHLFSVSDNAYHDMLLEHENQSMLITGESGAGKTENTKKVIQYFANVGASGSKVSDSKGSLEDQIIQANPVLEAFGNAKTIRNNNSSRFGKFIRIHFGPTAKLAGADIETYLLEKSRVISQQSAERGYHIFYQLLSGRKPELIEALLLSPDPKQYVWVCQGVTVVDNMDDGEELLLTDEAFDVLGFTQDEKMSVYKLTGGIMHFGNMKFKQKAREEQADVESTEVADKVAHLMAINSGELQKGLTRPRVKVGNEFVTKGQNQDQCVYSIGALAKAIYDRMFKWMVTRINKTLDTKLQRQYFIGVLDIAGFEIFDLNSFEQLCINFTNEKLQQFFNHHMFVLEQEEYKKEGIDWVFIDFGLDLQACIDLLEKPMGIFSILEEQCVFPKATDATFKAALHDNHLGKSANFLKPKGGKKGTEAHFELVHYAGTVGYNITGWLEKNKDPLNETVVGLFQKSSMPLLALLFKEEEAAAGTKKQKKGSSFQTVSNFYREQLNKLMSTLRSTAPHFVRCIVPNEFKQSGVTDNHLILHQLACNGVLEGIRICRKGFPNRMQYPEFKQRYYILNPNVMPKGFVDNKKASELILSSTGLDSMEYRIGHTKVFFRAGVLAKLEDMRDERLTKVITLFQARLRGVLMRIEFKKMVDRRIALIAIQRNVRKFLQLRFWGWWKLYTKVKPLLMVARQEEIFKAKEEELRVAVEKVKELETKIKTLDEKMVTLSQEKNDLALALAAEQDMLGDAEERCTQLMHQKVQLEESAQDLRERLEEEEGASAALHSQRRQLEGEVTELKRDLESLESTLAKTEKEKQSLDFRVRSLTGELDQRDDTIAKLHKEKRALEELQQKTLDDLQTEEDKVNHLTKTNSKLNTQVNELEDSWEQEKRIRAEVEKARRKAEGDLKMAIENLNEMENAKVDLEDVIKKRDFEINNMNAKLEDEQALSTMLSRKLKEHQARIEELEEELEAERAMRAKVEKQRVDLSRDLEDLSDRLEEAGGATVAQIEQNRKREAELLKLRRELEEAALQSEATAAALRKKHSDGMAELGEHLENLTRLKVKLEKDKLSMKAEIEDLNATLEATHKAKVNSDAHAHKLEDSLAEANARLAEMERTQTELNTAKIHLTAENNDLSRELEEAQSKLTQVTRLKATLTLQVDEMKRQLDEESKARNSAVIGLANARHDLSLLKEQLEEESEGRGELQRLVSKLNADVTTWRTKYETDAIHRTEELEETKRKLAVRLQEAEEAAEAAQARAASLEKVKQRLQGEVEDLTIDLEKSNAAAAALDKKQRAFDKMASEWHQKNEELQLELETSQKESRSYMTELYKLKTAYEESLDQMETIRKENKSLSEEIKELVDQLGEGGRSVHELQKAKKKLEVEREELQMALEEAEACLEVEEGKLVRVQLELAQVKADIDRRIHEKEEEFEVTRKNHARAIESLQASLEAEAKGRAEALRMKKKMETDLNEMEIQLEHANRNNAELVKTLKKLQQQIKDLQVQMDEDARLHDELREKYSLQERRLCLMQAEMEELRGGLEASERARKQIEQELVETTERFSEINMQNQSLVILKRKLEADLTKLSTENEELISEFRAADERAKKAVTDATRLCEELRQEQDRSSHLEKVKKSQEQTLRDLTLKLEEAEQQALKAGKRTIQKLETKIKELENELDQEQKRHGETVKNLRKGERRVKELIFQTEEDHKTNQRMQELVEKLQNKLKSYKRQIEDAEEQANCSLSKYRKTVHELDDAEERAEMAEMALNKLRTRNRASTTKGFTSVEIVQVTKPASGGQEE, from the exons ATGCCGGGCGGATACAAAGGGGAGTGTGGGGACGATGTGGACCCCATGCCATTCCTGGTGCCCTCCGAGAAGGAGCGCCTGGATGCCATGAACACGCCCTACGACATCAAGCTCTCCTGCTGGGTCAAAGACGAGAAGGAGGCGTTTGTGTCTGGGGAGATTCAGTCTAAAGATGGAGATAAAGTCACTGTTAAAACATCTAAGAATACT ACGGTGACGGTGAAGGATGAAGACGTCCACCAGATGAACCCTCCTAAGTTTTACCAGGCCAGTGACATGGCCAACCTCACCTTCCTCAACGAGGCCAGCGTCATGGAAAACCTGCGCAGCCGCTACGTCAGCATGAGGATCTAT ACTTATTCAGGCCTTTTCTGCGTGACCATAAACCCGTACAAATGGCTGCCCATCTACGGAGCGAAAGTGGCCCAGTTATACAAGGGGAAGAAACGCAATGAAGttcctcctcacctcttctccGTCTCTGATAACGCCTACCACGACATGCTGCTGG AGCATGAAAACCAGTCCATGCTGATCAC TGGAGAATCTGGTGCAGGCAAGACCGAGAATACTAAAAAGGTCATTCAGTATTTTGCCAATGTTGGAGCATCTGGGAGCAAAGTTTCCGATTCCAAG GGCTCACTGGAGGATCAGATCATTCAGGCCAACCCAGTGCTAGAGGCATTTGGTAACGCCAAGACCATCAGGAACAACAACTCCTCACGCTTT GGAAAGTTCATTCGTATCCACTTTGGTCCAACAGCTAAGCTGGCTGGTGCCGACATTGAGACTT acctgCTTGAGAAATCTAGAGTGATCTCCCAGCAATCTGCAGAAAGAGGATATCACATCTTCTACCAGCTTCTGTCAGGGAGAAAGCCAGAGCTCATAG AGGCTCTGCTGCTGAGTCCCGACCCAAAGCagtatgtgtgggtgtgtcaGGGGGTCACTGTGGTGGACAACATGGACGACGGGGAGGAACTGCTCCTCACTGAT GAAGCTTTTGATGTTCTGGGCTTCACTCAAGATGAGAAGATGAGCGTGTACAAGCTGACTGGAGGCATAATGCACTTCGGCAACATGAAGTTCAAACAGAAAGCCAGAGAGGAACAGGCTGACGTGGAATCCACTGAGG TGGCTGACAAAGTTGCCCACCTCATGGCCATTAACTCCGGTGAGCTGCAAAAAGGCTTAACACGACCCAGAGTAAAAGTTGGAAATGAGTTTGTGACCAAAG gtcagaaccaggaccagtGCGTTTACTCCATTGGCGCTCTTGCAAAAGCCATCTATGACAGAATGTTCAAATGGATGGTGACCCGCATCAATAAAACCCTGGACACTAAATTACAGAGGCAGTACTTCATAGGAGTGCTTGACATCGCAGGGTTTGAGATATTTGAT CTCAACAGCTTTGAACAACTCTGCATCAACTTCACCAATGAGAAGCTGCAGCAGTTCTTCAACCACCACATGTTCgtgctggagcaggaggagtacAAGAAAGAGGGCATTGACTGGGTCTTCATTGACTTTGGTCTGGATTTACAAGCTTGTATAGACCTGCTGGAGAAG CCCATGGGGATATTCTCCATCCTGGAAGAGCAGTGTGTGTTTCCAAAGGCGACTGACGCTACCTTCAAAGCAGCTCTCCACGACAATCACCTCGGCAAATCCGCTAACTTCCTCAAGCCAAAAGGAGGGAAGAAGGGAACAGAAGCCCATTTTGAACTGGTCCACTATGCCGGCACA GTGGGCTACAACATTACAGGCTGGTTGGAGAAGAACAAAGACCCCCTGAACGAGACAGTGGTGGGGCTGTTCCAGAAGTCGTCCATGCCTCTGCTGGCTCTGCTCTTCAAAGAGGAGGAGGCCGCAGCCGGGACCAAAAAACAGAAGAAGGGCTCCTCGTTTCAAACAGTGTCCAACTTCTACAGG GAACAGTTGAACAAGCTGATGAGCACCCTGCGAAGCACCGCCCCTCACTTTGTCCGCTGCATTGTGCCAAATGAGTTCAAACAGTCAG GTGTGACAGACAATCATCTGATCCTGCACCAGTTGGCTTGTAATGGTGTTCTTGAGGGAATCCGCATCTGCAGGAAGGGCTTTCCCAACAGAATGCAGTACCCAGAATTCAAACAGAG GTACTACATTCTCAACCCCAACGTAATGCCAAAGGGATTTGTTGACAACAAAAAAGCATCTGAACTCATTCTCAGCTCCACTGGCCTTGACAGTATGGAGTACCGCATAGGCCACACAAAG GTGTTTTTCCGTGCTGGTGTCCTGGCGAAGCTGGAGGACATGCGCGATGAACGGCTGACAAAGGTCATCACCTTGTTCCAGGCTCGTCTCAGAGGAGTCCTCATGAGGATCGAATTTAAAAAGATGGTGGATCGTCG AATCGCACTGATAGCCATCCAACGAAATGTGAGGAAGTTCCTTCAGCTGCGCTTCTGGGGATGGTGGAAGCTTTATaccaag GTAAAGCCTCTGCTGATGGTGGCCCGTCAGGAGGAGATCTTTAAGGCcaaagaggaggagctgagagtAGCTGTGGAGAAAGTGAAGGAGCTGGAGACAAAGATCAAAACTCTGGATGAGAAGATGGTCACTCTGTCCCAAGAGAAGAACGACTTGGCCCTTGCATTGGCTGCT GAGCAGGACATGCTGGGGGATGCGGAGGAGCGATGTACTCAGTTGATGCACCAGAAGGTTCAGCTTGAAGAATCAGCCCAG GACCTCCGTGAGCgtctggaggaggaagagggggccTCAGCTGCGCTCCACAGCCAGAGGAGGCAGCTCGAAGGGGAAGTGACTGAGCTCAAGAGAGACCTGGAGTCTCTAGAGTCCACTCTCGCCAAGACGGAGAAGGAGAAACAG AGTTTGGACTTTAGAGTGCGAAGTCTGACTGGAGAGCTTGACCAGAGAGATGACACTATCGCCAAACTGCACAAGGAGAAGAGAGCACTAGAGGAACTGCAACAG AAAACTCTAGATGATCTCCAAACAGAAGAAGACAAAGTCAACCATCTCACCAAGACCAACAGCAAACTCAACACCCAAGTGAACGAG CTGGAGGACAGTTGGGAACAGGAAAAGAGAATCAGGGCAGAGGTGGAGAAAGCCAGAAGAAAAGCAGAGGGTGATCTGAAGATGGCCATTGAAAACCTCAATGAAATGGAAAACGCCAAAGTGGATTTGGAAGATGTCATCAAGAA GAGAGACTTTGAGATAAACAACATGAACGCAAAGTTGGAGGACGAACAAGCTCTGAGCACAATGCTCAGCCGTAAACTCAAAGAGCACCAG GCTCGCatcgaggagctggaggaagagcTTGAAGCTGAAAGGGCCATGAGAGCCAAG GTGGAGAAGCAGAGAGTCGACCTGTCACGTGATCTAGAGGACCTCAGTGATAGGCTGGAAGAGGCTGGAGGAGCCACTGTCGCTCAG ATTGAGCAGAACAGGAAGCGTGAGGCAGAGCTGCTGAAGTTAAGGCGTGAGCTGGAGGAGGCCGCGCTGCAGTCTGAGGCCACGGCCGCCGCTCTGAGGAAGAAGCACTCTGACGGCATGGCCGAGCTGGGAGAACATCTGGAGAACTTGACCAGGCTCAAGGTCAAACTGGAGAAGGACAAACTGAGCATGAAGGCAGAGATTGAAGATCTCAACGCAACACTGGAGGCCACGCACAAGGCAAAG gTGAACTCTGATGCTCATGCCCATAAACTTGAGGACAGTCTGGCAGAGGCCAACGCTCGCCTGGCTGAGATGGAGCGCACGCAAACAGAACTCAACACTGCCAAAATCCATCTGACTG CTGAGAACAACGATCTGAGCAGAGAGTTGGAGGAGGCGCAGAGTAAACTGACCCAGGTGACCAGGCTGAAGGCCACACTCACTTTACAGGTGGATGAGATGAAGAGGCAGCTGGATGAGGAGAGCAAG GCGCGTAACTCTGCAGTCATAGGCCTGGCCAATGCTCGTCATGACCTCTCCCTACTCAAAgagcagctggaggaggagtctgagggCAGAGGAGAGCTGCAGCGTCTGGTGTCCAAACTCAACGCTGATGTCACCACCTGGAGAACCAAATATGAGACGGACGCCATCCATCGCACTGAGGAACTGGAAGAAACCAA GCGTAAACTTGCAGTGCGTCTacaggaggctgaggaggcagCTGAAGCAGCTCAGGCCAGAGCAGCCAGTCTGGAGAAGGTCAAACAGAGACTACAAGGTGAAGTGGAGGACCTCACCATAGACCTGGAGAAG TCAAATGCTGCCGCAGCCGCTCTTGATAAGAAACAGCGAGCTTTTGACAAGATGGCCTCCGAATGGCACCAGAAGAACGAGGAACTTCAACTGGAGCTGGAGACCAGTCAGAAAGAGAGCCGCTCGTACATGACTGAGCTCTACAAACTCAAGACGGCCTACGAGGAGAGCCTAGATCAGATGGAAACAATACGCAAGGAGAACAAGTCCCTCTCAG AGGAAATTAAGGAGTTAGTTGACCAGCTTGGAGAAGGAGGCAGGAGTGTCCATGAGCTGCAGAAGGCCAAAAAGAAactggaggtggagagagaggagctgcaAATGGCTCTGGAGGAGGCAGAGGCTTGTCTTGAG GTAGAGGAGGGTAAACTGGTGCGTGTGCAGCTGGAGCTTGCTCAGGTCAAGGCCGACATCGACCGGAGGATCcacgagaaggaggaggagtttgagGTTACCAG AAAGAACCATGCTCGTGCTATTGAGTCGCTCCAAGCTAGCCTGGAGGCAGAGGCCAAAGGTCGCGCTGAGGCtctgaggatgaagaagaagatggaGACGGATTTAAATGAGATGGAGATTCAGTTAGAGCACGCCAACAGAAACAACGCAGAACTGGTGAAAACTCTGAAAAAGCTGCAGCAGCAGATCAAA GACCTGCAGGTGCAGATGGATGAGGACGCCCGTCTCCACGATGAGCTCAGGGAGAAGTACAGTCTACAGGAACGGCGTCTGTGCCTGATGCAGGCTGAGATGGAGGAGCTGCGAGGAGGTCTGGAGGCATCTGAGAGAGCACGAAAACAAATCGAACAGGAGCTGGTGGAAACCACGGAGAGGTTCAGCGAAATCAAcatgcag AATCAGAGCCTGGTCATACTGAAGAGGAAACTGGAGGCAGATCTCACTAAACTGTCCACAGAGAATGAAGAGCTCATCTCTGAGTTCCGTGCTGCAGATGAAAGAGCCAAAAAGGCTGTGACTGAT GCAACCCGTCTTTGTGAGGAGCTTCGCCAGGAGCAGGACCGCAGCTCTCACCTGGAGAAGGTGAAGAAGAGCCAGGAGCAAACCCTCCGAGACCTCACTCTGAAACTAGAGGAGGCCGAGCAGCAGGCTCTGAAAGCAGGAAAACGAACCATCCAGAAACTGGAAACCAAG ATTAAAGAGTTGGAGAATGAGTTGGACCAAGAGCAGAAGCGCCATGGTGAAACTGTGAAAAACCTTCGTAAAGGGGAACGTCGGGTCAAAGAGCTGATCTTTCAGACGGAGGAGGACCACAAAACCAACCAGCGTATGCAGGAGCTGGTGGAGAAACTCCAGAACAAGCTCAAGTCCTACAAGCGACAGATAGAAGATGCT GAGGAGCAGGCTAACTGCAGCCTGTCTAAATACAGAAAGACCGTGCATGAGCtggatgatgcagaggagagagctgaAATGGCAGAAATGGCACTTAATAAACTGCGAACCAGGAACCGAGCATCGACTACAAAGGGCTTCACCTCAGTGGAGATTGTGCAGGTCACTAAACCTGCCAGTGGGGGACAGGAAGAGTAA